The Nitrospira sp. sequence CGGGACTGGTCTCGGCAGTCTCAACAAGGTGTGAACGCCAACGGCGCTCCCGTCGGCGGCATACAAAACGGTAACTCTCTCCCGGCAACCTCCTTCAGTGTTGTCCCGGCGAACCGGCGTTTTACGAATGAGCGGGAATATTGGGTGTGGGGCATCGAGCCCCGGTTCCACTATCTGCACTCATTGCTGGGAATAAAAGGCGAAGCAGATTTTGGAGCGCGGTATACCTTCGAGCAATCCGACCGTAAGCAGCTGCTCAATAACCTATCGGGTACAGGATTACCTTCAAGTTGCATTGTCCCTGCTCCTGCAGCCCCCCCCGCTACATCAGCCACCTGTTTGGGAGAAAATAACTTCCGCACGACGAACGCCTATGCCTTTTTTGCTCAAGAGCGGTTGTACTTCGGCCCATTCACGGTCACACCTGGGTTCCGCGTCGAACACATCAGCTACGATCAATCCAATCGCCTGGCGAACAACGGCCAGGGAACATACGGAAAAACCAACTTCACCGAAGTGTTGCCGGGAGTCGGGGTGACCTACTCGCCGTTCAAGAACAACACGTTCTTTTTCGGCGCACATCGCGGTATGGCACCGCCACAGATTTCCGATGCGATCACCGGTACAGGACAAGTTGTGGATCTTGGACCGGAACTGAATTGGACCTACGAATTGGGGGTGCGGGGTAATCTGACGCCGTGGCTCGGATATTCAATTAACGGGTATCAGATGGACTTCGACAATCAAATTATTTCTCAATCCGTCGCCGGTGGCACCGGCGCGACCTTGACCAGCGCGGGCAAAACGCAACATCGTGGAGCTGAAGTTGCCGCGCAGTTGGATATTCTGGACGCCGTGACCGGCCGGAATGACGATCAAGATATCACCCTCGATCTCAACTACACCTGGGTCGCTCAAGCCGACTTTAGAGGATTACGCAACAGCTCCATTACGGGTGCGGCCCTGCTGCCCGGTGAACCGGCCATCTTCAACACCAACGGAAACCGGCTGCCCTATTCTCCAGAACACTTGATCTCAGCCGGGATCGGCTATGCCAACCGCGCCTTCAGTTTTGGGCCGTTTAACGCCAGAGTGGAAACTCAATGCGTCAGTGATCAATTCGCCGACGACCGCAACACCGTCATTCCGACGCCAAACGGACAGCGTGGGATTGTGCGGGGTTGGTGCATGCTCAACGCCTCGATCAATCAACACGTCAAGAGGATCAATACGACCTTCTTCTTTACAGGGAAAAATATGCTCGGACAGGACGTCATCATGGACCGTACCCGCGGTATTTACCCCGGCCTTCCGGCACTCTGGCAAGCCGGAGCACGTTGGACATTCTAATGAATGGACCGTCGGGCAGCCGCAAGCATGTGGCTGCCCGGCACGACC is a genomic window containing:
- a CDS encoding TonB-dependent receptor; this translates as MGRIKSLYFVLVALLFLGLGNLPNAVAESPVELPPEAVTFDIPRQPLPQALDAFRNQSAVRYLARTDLIQDQQSAAVVGQYSPEVALRLLLAGTGLTYRIVGPDSVTIESATAAQAPAEEMLPQPSTEDQKPLKIPLTEIIGTAPTALDHIPGSGKVITAESIQNNHRFTINETLREVPGVHVRDEDGLGIRPNIGIRGLDPTRSRKVHIMEDGVPIMLMPYADPSSYYFPPIFRFDRIEVLKGSGQLLYGPQTIGGVINLITRMPPTTPEGHFQVWGGNLNYLNTHFDYGGTWGKTGYLVDYTHYQTDTPRFTNIRAKVDDLTFKGVHELSDRTQILAKFNYYRENSGIGYQGLTQADWATRGEERQTLFTNDRFDFLRLGYHVAVNHMFSANLTSTTNFFGHYIQRDWSRQSQQGVNANGAPVGGIQNGNSLPATSFSVVPANRRFTNEREYWVWGIEPRFHYLHSLLGIKGEADFGARYTFEQSDRKQLLNNLSGTGLPSSCIVPAPAAPPATSATCLGENNFRTTNAYAFFAQERLYFGPFTVTPGFRVEHISYDQSNRLANNGQGTYGKTNFTEVLPGVGVTYSPFKNNTFFFGAHRGMAPPQISDAITGTGQVVDLGPELNWTYELGVRGNLTPWLGYSINGYQMDFDNQIISQSVAGGTGATLTSAGKTQHRGAEVAAQLDILDAVTGRNDDQDITLDLNYTWVAQADFRGLRNSSITGAALLPGEPAIFNTNGNRLPYSPEHLISAGIGYANRAFSFGPFNARVETQCVSDQFADDRNTVIPTPNGQRGIVRGWCMLNASINQHVKRINTTFFFTGKNMLGQDVIMDRTRGIYPGLPALWQAGARWTF